Proteins from a genomic interval of Trifolium pratense cultivar HEN17-A07 linkage group LG6, ARS_RC_1.1, whole genome shotgun sequence:
- the LOC123892007 gene encoding F-box/FBD/LRR-repeat protein At3g26920-like, which yields MAKDIISTLSDFLLCHILSFLEAKHVVATAVLSKRWSNLWLYVHILEFYARLTDENANFRFNDFVYSVLLSRDPAISIKRFKLFVDYDCEEDLNLPTLGFAKWINYVIHRGVQHLDLFLDLPSIPKLPNTIFSCKTLVSLVLTFFRLDHSFSSFQLPSLKTLNLEFIIIPKDLDFMLILAACPVLENLLVYDLQWLHSEDSLSCNKWKNFILSNLIDANVDSSYFHFPLKTLHNVQYLEISIAKMHSFSDFIPTFHNLTYLHLSCLNYRWHFLVEVLKHCPNLQDLDIDEAGAYATEETWTRKDDKENWMDPDFVPQCLSLHLRNCHLLNFFGLQGELLLAMYILKNARVLQIMEIWNYGQREIERLLDSCPRASSMCKLTVYHYPFDGRSEASLEARASSDGDSD from the exons ATGGCAAAGGATATAATAAGCACTTTATCGGACTTTCTTCTGTGTCACATTCTCTCCTTTCTCGAAGCCAAACATGTAGTTGCCACAGCCGTTCTTTCCAAGAGGTGGAGCAATCTCTGGCTCTACGTTCATATTCTCGAATTCTATGCTCGATTGACGGATGAAAACGCCAATTTTCGCTTTAATGACTTCGTCTACTCCGTTTTGCTCTCACGAGATCCTGCAATTTCTATTAAGCGGTTCAAACTCTTCGTTGACTACGATTGTGAAGAAGATTTAAATCTTCCCACTCTCGGTTTTGCCAAATGGATCAACTATGTGATACATCGCGGTGTTCAACATCTGGATCTCTTTCTGGATTTGCCGAGTATACCTAAATTGCCTAATACCATTTTCAGCTGCAAAACCCTAGTTTCTCTCGTTCTTACTTTTTTTCGTCTAGACCATAGTTTTTCTTCCTTTCAACTTCCCTCGCTCAAAACCCTTAATTTAGAATTCATAATTATCCCAAAAGATCTAGATTTTATGTTGATTTTAGCTGCTTGTCCGGTTCTTGAAAATTTATTGGTTTATGATCTACAGTGGCTCCATTCTGAGGACTCTCTAAGTTGTAACAAATGGAAAAACTTTATCTTAAGTAACTTGATCGATGCAAATGTTGATTCctcttattttcattttccattGAAAACACTTCACAATGTACAATATCTCGAGATTTCAATTGCTAAG ATGCATAGCTTTAGTGATTTCATTCCAACCTTTCATAATTTGACATACCTGCACCTTAGCTGTCTCAATTATCGGTGGCATTTTTTAGTAGAAGTTCTCAAACACTGCCCTAATCTTCAAGATCTTGACATTGATGAG GCTGGGGCTTATGCAACCGAGGAAACATGGACTAGAAAAGATGACAAAGAAAATTGGATGGACCCAGATTTTGTTCCACAATGCCTTTCATTACACCTCAGAAATTGCCATCTTCTGAACTTCTTTGGCCTACAAGGTGAGCTTTTGCTAGCAATGTATATTTTGAAGAATGCAAGGGTTTTACAAATCATGGAAATTTGGAACTATGGACAACGCGAAATAGAAAGACTACTAGACTCATGTCCAAGGGCTTCATCAATGTGTAAACTTACCGTTTATCACTATCCAT